A genomic stretch from Desulfolutivibrio sulfodismutans DSM 3696 includes:
- a CDS encoding NifB/NifX family molybdenum-iron cluster-binding protein: MKIAITTEKASLDSPLDPRFGRAAGFFVHDMDTGESTFAANAQNLSLPQGAGIQSAQTVAGLGVGAVITGHVGPKAFSALQRGGIAIYLAQDVTVGQAIEAFRAGTLTPAGAADKDGHW; the protein is encoded by the coding sequence ATGAAAATCGCCATCACCACCGAGAAGGCCTCGCTTGACAGCCCCCTGGACCCCCGTTTCGGACGGGCGGCCGGATTTTTCGTCCACGACATGGACACCGGGGAGAGCACCTTCGCCGCAAACGCCCAGAACCTGTCCCTGCCCCAGGGTGCGGGCATCCAGTCGGCCCAGACCGTGGCCGGGCTGGGGGTGGGCGCGGTCATCACCGGCCATGTGGGCCCCAAGGCCTTTTCCGCCTTGCAACGGGGCGGCATCGCCATTTATCTGGCCCAGGACGTCACCGTGGGCCAGGCCATCGAGGCCTTCCGGGCCGGAACGCTGACCCCGGCCGGGGCGGCGGACAAGGACGGACACTGGTAA
- a CDS encoding NifB/NifX family molybdenum-iron cluster-binding protein: MNEKTPVAPRPCLVCLACYEDRLASLLETAASLRLYRVADGRAIFAGECLMPGEGLPGLPGALRRAGVNRLVCGGATCRCVEMFLAAGIRMDPWIAGQVDEVLEAVVHDRVAALRAPGICPRRAAGGRGGRGRQ; the protein is encoded by the coding sequence ATGAATGAAAAAACGCCAGTCGCACCCCGCCCCTGCCTGGTCTGCCTGGCCTGCTACGAGGACCGTCTGGCATCGCTTCTGGAAACCGCCGCCAGCCTGCGCCTGTACCGGGTGGCGGACGGCCGGGCGATTTTTGCCGGGGAATGCCTCATGCCCGGGGAAGGGCTGCCCGGACTGCCCGGGGCGCTTCGCCGGGCCGGGGTGAACAGGCTGGTCTGCGGCGGGGCCACCTGCCGGTGCGTGGAGATGTTTCTGGCCGCCGGAATCCGCATGGACCCCTGGATCGCCGGACAGGTGGACGAGGTCCTGGAGGCCGTGGTCCACGACCGGGTGGCCGCCCTGCGCGCCCCGGGGATCTGTCCGCGCCGGGCGGCAGGCGGACGCGGGGGCAGGGGCCGCCAATAG
- a CDS encoding iron-sulfur cluster carrier protein MrpORP yields the protein MSESACSGCADKDKCEDDKRLNQALCRIKQKIVVLSGKGGVGKSTVAANLAAGLALEGKKVGLLDVDVHGPSIPRLLKLTGIQPGLEGDMMLPVEWNWNLKVMSLGFLLPDSDEAVIWRGPVKGGVIKQFLENVAWGDLDYLVVDCPPGTGDEPLSVMQLLGEKAQALIVTSPQAVAVDDVRRSVTFCHRLGNPILGVVENLSGFVCPDCGSVHNIFSSGGGEALAKDMGVAFLGRIPIDPAVASSGDAGEAFLAVKGQSPSALAFKDIVAEAMKRAPAVDMPRMSPEAPASAPASGHAVADGPAGSKLTVAVPTAGGTLCAHFGHCETFAVMDVDTATGKIMGTRHEVPPPHEPGVIPAWIATLGVDLVIAGGMGQKARDLFTEKGVKVVVGAKADSPEAIVADYLRGCLVTGENTCDH from the coding sequence ATGAGCGAGAGCGCGTGTTCGGGTTGTGCCGACAAAGACAAATGCGAGGATGACAAGCGTCTGAATCAGGCCTTGTGCCGCATCAAGCAGAAAATCGTGGTCCTCTCCGGCAAGGGCGGGGTGGGCAAGAGCACCGTGGCCGCCAACCTGGCCGCCGGACTGGCCCTTGAGGGCAAGAAGGTGGGGCTTTTGGACGTGGACGTCCACGGCCCGAGCATCCCCCGGCTGCTCAAGCTCACGGGCATCCAGCCCGGGCTCGAGGGCGACATGATGCTGCCCGTGGAGTGGAACTGGAACCTCAAGGTCATGTCCCTGGGATTTCTTTTGCCCGACTCGGACGAGGCGGTCATCTGGCGCGGCCCGGTCAAGGGCGGGGTCATCAAGCAGTTTCTGGAGAACGTGGCCTGGGGCGACCTGGACTATCTGGTGGTGGACTGCCCTCCGGGAACCGGCGACGAGCCGCTTTCGGTCATGCAGCTTCTGGGGGAAAAGGCCCAGGCCCTGATCGTCACCTCGCCCCAGGCCGTGGCCGTGGACGACGTGCGCCGCTCGGTGACCTTCTGCCATCGTCTGGGCAATCCCATCCTGGGCGTTGTGGAGAATTTGAGCGGATTCGTCTGCCCGGACTGCGGCAGCGTGCATAACATCTTTTCCTCCGGCGGCGGCGAGGCCCTGGCCAAGGACATGGGCGTGGCCTTTCTGGGCCGCATCCCCATCGACCCCGCCGTGGCCAGTTCCGGCGACGCGGGCGAGGCCTTTTTGGCCGTCAAGGGCCAAAGCCCCTCGGCCCTGGCCTTCAAGGACATCGTGGCCGAGGCCATGAAGCGGGCTCCGGCCGTGGACATGCCGCGCATGAGCCCGGAGGCCCCGGCCTCCGCCCCGGCCTCGGGACATGCCGTGGCCGACGGCCCGGCCGGGTCCAAGCTCACCGTGGCCGTGCCCACGGCGGGCGGGACGCTGTGCGCCCACTTCGGCCACTGCGAAACCTTTGCGGTCATGGACGTGGATACGGCCACGGGCAAGATCATGGGAACCCGCCACGAGGTTCCGCCGCCCCACGAGCCCGGGGTCATCCCGGCCTGGATCGCCACCCTGGGGGTGGATCTGGTCATCGCCGGGGGCATGGGCCAGAAGGCCCGGGATCTCTTCACGGAAAAAGGCGTCAAGGTGGTGGTGGGGGCCAAGGCCGACTCGCCCGAGGCCATCGTGGCCGATTATCTGCGCGGCTGCCTGGTGACCGGCGAAAACACCTGCGACCATTAG